In a single window of the Papaver somniferum cultivar HN1 chromosome 8, ASM357369v1, whole genome shotgun sequence genome:
- the LOC113305367 gene encoding uncharacterized protein LOC113305367, whose product MLHESALIQPVDTRMRKIYCRLWKLPTLPRIRHFIWKAIANLLSTRETLGTAIVGEDDSCPMCNLQPESSTHLIMNCSFSREVCFATLGWTSNTTGSLSEWISSWLDSLQHDTIKGSEIVNRASIVWSIWITRCNKVFQKTNTSPEVIIHQCKLLMEDHTNKTYNTPQISYRVNRRNAHWIPPPINTLTINCDGSFDSQNLSGGIGLIIRNFAIHNRKQGAST is encoded by the coding sequence ATGTTACATGAGTCTGCTCTTATTCAACCAGTGGATACTAGGATGCGGAAAATCTATTGTAGATTATGGAAACTACCCACTTTACCAAGGATAAGACATTTTATATGGAAAGCAATAGCTAATCTTCTATCTACAAGAGAAACCCTTGGTACTGCTATCGTTGGGGAAGATGATTCTTGTCCCATGTGCAATCTCCAACCAGAATCTTCTACTCATCTCATTATGAACTGCTCTTTTTCAAGGGAAGTTTGTTTTGCTACCTTGGGTTGGACATCTAATACTACAGGCTCTTTATCAGAATGGATTAGCAGTTGGCTTGATAGTCTGCAGCATGACACCATTAAGGGATCTGAAATAGTTAACAGAGCTAGCATTGTCTGGAGCATCTGGATAACAAGATGTAATAAAGTGTTCCAGAAAACTAATACATCTCCTGAAGTGATCATTCATCAGTGCAAGTTGCTGATGGAAGATCACACTAACAAGACTTATAATACTCCTCAGATTTCTTATAGAGTTAATCGTAGGAATGCCCACTGGATTCCTCCCCCTATAAACACCTTAACCATAAACTGTGATGGttcttttgattcacaaaacctTTCAGGTGGTATTGGACTAATTATTAGAAATTTTGCAATACACAACAGGAAACAAGGTGCATCTACCTAA